Proteins encoded together in one Cicer arietinum cultivar CDC Frontier isolate Library 1 chromosome 4, Cicar.CDCFrontier_v2.0, whole genome shotgun sequence window:
- the LOC101507082 gene encoding transmembrane 9 superfamily member 8: MAFSRSIAFSVILLLCFINGNLCFYLPGVAPQDFQKGDILQVKVNKLTSTKTQLPYTYYSLPYCAPEKILDSAENLGEVLRGDRIENSRYVFKMREPQMCNIVCKLKLDAKTAKAFKEKIDDEYRVNMILDNLPLVVPIKRLDQDSTVYQLGFHVGLKGQYTGSKEEKYFIHNHLAFTVKYHRDSLTESARIVGFEVKPFSAKHEYEGKWEEKTRLTTCDPHTKHTVVNSNTPQEVEQGKEIIFTYDVEFQESDVKWASRWDAYLLMNDDQIHWFSIVNSLMIVLFLSGMVAMIMLRTLYRDISKYNELETQEEAQEETGWKLVHGDVFRPPHNSDLLCVYVGTGVQFFGMILVTMLFAVLGFLSPSNRGGLMTAMLLLWVFMGLFAGYASARLYKMFKGSEWKKISLRTAVLFPASVSAIFFVLNGLIWGQKSSGAVPFGTMFALIFLWFGISVPLVFVGGYVGFRKPAIENPVKTNKIPRQIPEQAWYMNPAFSVLIGGILPFGAVFIELFFILTSIWLNQFYYIFGFLFLVFVILIITCAEITVVLCYFQLCSEDYLWWWRSYLTSGSSALYLFLYATFYFFTKLEITKLVSAILYFGYMFIASYAFFVVTGTIGFYACFWFTRLIYSSVKID; the protein is encoded by the exons GGAGATATATTGCAAGTGAAAGTAAACAAATTAACTTCAACAAAGACCCAGCTTCCATACACATATTATTCACTTCCTTATTGTGCCCCGGAAAAAATATTGGATAGTGCTGAAAATCTTGGAGAAGTGCTTCGTGGTGATCGCATTGAAAATTCTCGTTATGTG TTTAAAATGCGTGAACCACAAATGTGCAATATTGTGTGTAAGCTTAAACTTGATGCCAAAACTGCAAAAGCGTTCAAAGAGAAGATTGATGATGAGTATCGGGTGAACAT GATTCTAGATAACCTTCCTCTGGTTGTTCCCATAAAACGCCTGGATCAGGACTCCACTGTTTATCAGCTTGGTTTCCATGTTGGACTTAAAGGGCAATATACTGGG AGCAAGGAGGAGAAATATTTTATACACAACCATTTGGCATTTACTGTCAAATATCACAGAGATTCACTCACTGAATCTGCTAGAATTGTGGGCTTTGAGGTTAAGCCATTCAG TGCTAAACACGAATATGAAGGGAAATGGGAGGAAAAGACTCGTTTGACAACCTGTGACCCTCATACCAAGCACACAGTTGTCAACTCCAATACTCCTCAAGAAGTTGAACAGGGCAAGGAAATCATCTTCACTTATGATGTTGAATTCCAG GAGAGTGATGTGAAGTGGGCTTCAAGATGGGATGCGTATTTGCTGATGAATGATGACCAAATTCACTGGTTTTCAATTGTGAACTCATTGATGATTGTTCTCTTTCTCTCGGGCATGGTGGCAATGATAATGCTGCGTACACTTTATCGTGATATTTCAAAGTACAATGAGCTTGAGACCCAAGAAGAAGCACAAGAAGAGACTGGTTGGAAGCTTGTCCATGGTGATGTTTTCAGGCCTCCACACAACTCAGATCTGCTGTGTGTTTATGTTGGAACTGGTGTTCAGTTTTTTGGGATGATACTAGTAACAATGCTCTTTGCTGTCCTCGGATTCCTTTCTCCTTCCAACAGAGGTGGGCTAATGACAGCCATGCTCTTGCTATGGGTTTTCATGGGGCTTTTTGCTGGTTATGCATCAGCCCGATTATACAAAATGTTCAAAGGATCGGAGTGGAAGAAAATTTCCCTCAGGACTGCAGTCTTGTTCCCTGCAAGTGTCTCTGCCATTTTCTTTGTATTGAATGGTCTCATATGGGGACAAAAATCATCCGGAGCTGTGCCGTTTGGAACAATGTTTGCTCTGATATTTTTATGGTTTGGAATCTCAGTTCCTCTTGTTTTTGTTGGTGGCTATGTTGGATTCAGGAAACCTGCAATTGAAAATCCTGTGAAGACAAACAAAATCCCAAGGCAGATCCCTGAACAGGCGTGGTACATGAACCCAGCCTTCTCAGTTCTGATAGGAGGAATACTCCCATTTGGAGCGGTTTTCATTGAGCTTTTCTTCATCCTCACCTCAATCTGGCTGAATCAGTTTTACTACATCTTCGGCTTCCTCTTTTTGGTCTTCGTCATCCTCATTATCACTTGCGCTGAAATTACCGTTGTGCTTTGCTACTTCCAGTTGTGCAGTGAGGATTACTTGTGGTGGTGGCGCTCTTACCTCACATCTGGATCTTCTGCACTGTACCTCTTTCTTTATGCAACATTCTACTTCTTCACCAAGCTTGAAATCACGAAGTTGGTATCTGCGATATTATACTTCGGTTACATGTTTATAGCCTCTTACGCCTTTTTTGTTGTAACTGGTACCATTGGATTTTACGCATGCTTTTGGTTCACAAGGCTCATTTACTCATCAGTTAAAATTGATTAG